A genomic segment from Sulfurirhabdus autotrophica encodes:
- a CDS encoding SIMPL domain-containing protein (The SIMPL domain is named for its presence in mouse protein SIMPL (signalling molecule that associates with mouse pelle-like kinase). Bacterial member BP26, from Brucella, was shown to assemble into a channel-like structure, while YggE from E. coli has been associated with resistance to oxidative stress.): MKKLYVLACLLFSPALFAATPAETLFNVVNFQAQASREVSNDIVNAVLTIEMTDNDPKKLANSVNEAMGRALKIAQTYKSVKLRSGDYQTYPVYDKNKLIQWRARNELKLESTNTEDVTTLIGKLQDSMQLSRMTFSVSPEARRKIENELITEAITAFKQRAMLISTSFNAKTYKIKECNISSGESTFRPEMAVRSLSASMHEASVSPAVEPGTSTLTINAAGSIVIE, translated from the coding sequence ATGAAAAAATTATACGTACTGGCTTGTCTTTTATTTTCCCCAGCCCTGTTTGCAGCTACCCCTGCTGAAACACTCTTCAATGTAGTGAACTTTCAGGCTCAGGCAAGCAGGGAAGTTTCCAATGATATCGTCAATGCTGTATTAACGATTGAAATGACCGACAACGATCCAAAAAAATTAGCGAATTCTGTTAACGAAGCGATGGGGCGAGCGCTAAAAATTGCGCAAACCTACAAATCCGTCAAACTCAGATCAGGCGATTATCAGACTTACCCGGTATATGATAAGAACAAACTGATCCAATGGCGTGCCAGAAACGAACTCAAATTAGAAAGTACCAATACCGAAGATGTCACCACTCTGATTGGTAAACTGCAGGACAGCATGCAGCTTTCCCGGATGACCTTCTCGGTCTCTCCCGAAGCAAGACGGAAAATTGAAAACGAGCTGATCACAGAGGCTATCACTGCATTTAAACAGCGCGCGATGTTAATCAGCACCAGTTTCAATGCGAAAACTTACAAAATCAAAGAATGTAACATCAGCAGCGGGGAAAGCACCTTTCGCCCGGAAATGGCCGTACGCAGCCTGTCGGCTTCGATGCATGAGGCATCTGTCTCTCCTGCTGTAGAACCCGGTACAAGCACGCTGACAATTAACGCTGCGGGTTCGATTGTGATCGAGTAA
- a CDS encoding DUF1614 domain-containing protein, with amino-acid sequence MPKLPPRMILLFALLAFLVTFVQLNIITIAFDKLGLSSHSAYLLFMVTLLGSFVNLPLLTVKNEAVNPELLLKQFRQLFRQANRVYEGKTVVVLNVGGGLVPMMFSGYLLVHNPISLYPLIIATAGVTAISYLFSRPLPGIGIGMPIFVAPVTAAFLAVALSADQSAPLAYIAGTMGVLIGADLLRLKEIKKMGTPVASIGGAGTFDGIFLTGIVAVLLT; translated from the coding sequence ATGCCAAAGTTACCGCCTAGAATGATATTGTTATTTGCGCTGCTGGCCTTTCTGGTTACTTTTGTTCAGCTGAACATAATCACTATTGCCTTTGATAAGCTGGGCCTGTCATCGCACTCAGCGTATTTATTATTTATGGTTACCCTGCTGGGCAGCTTTGTTAATTTACCTCTTTTAACAGTGAAGAACGAAGCGGTTAACCCGGAGCTGTTACTCAAGCAGTTTCGACAATTATTCAGACAGGCCAATAGGGTGTATGAAGGCAAAACCGTGGTGGTTTTGAATGTAGGCGGCGGTTTGGTTCCCATGATGTTTTCCGGGTACCTGTTGGTGCACAATCCCATCAGCTTATATCCGCTTATTATTGCTACTGCTGGTGTGACGGCGATCAGTTACTTATTCAGCAGACCACTGCCTGGGATAGGTATTGGCATGCCGATTTTTGTTGCACCGGTAACCGCTGCGTTTCTAGCGGTGGCATTAAGCGCAGATCAAAGTGCCCCCTTGGCCTATATTGCTGGAACCATGGGGGTATTAATTGGGGCTGATTTGCTGCGTTTAAAAGAAATAAAAAAAATGGGAACCCCTGTTGCATCAATAGGTGGCGCGGGTACGTTTGATGGAATATTTTTGACGGGAATCGTGGCGGTACTCCTGACCTGA
- a CDS encoding DsrE family protein: MKLKNKWNKVEQYYVLVSSGTKYHKYNITILEVLNMTQMNRLNFFFATLMAVFLSMSFFAGQAVASSKSKAKAEAKVEAPAPASVDKVVFQVSEADPKNWNLALNNAKNVRQELGAKAELEIVVYGPGISMLKIDSPVASRIDEALASGVKVVACENTMKGQKLTKDDMLPTIGYVPAGVVELMKKQREGYAYIRP, encoded by the coding sequence TTGAAATTAAAAAATAAATGGAATAAAGTAGAGCAGTATTACGTCTTAGTAAGTAGTGGTACAAAATATCACAAATACAACATAACTATATTGGAGGTTTTAAATATGACACAAATGAACCGTTTAAACTTTTTCTTCGCAACTTTAATGGCTGTGTTTCTTTCAATGTCTTTTTTTGCTGGGCAAGCGGTTGCATCCAGTAAAAGCAAAGCAAAGGCAGAAGCTAAAGTTGAAGCTCCTGCTCCAGCTTCCGTTGATAAGGTGGTTTTTCAGGTGAGTGAAGCCGATCCAAAAAACTGGAATCTTGCGCTTAACAATGCGAAAAATGTACGACAAGAACTGGGCGCGAAAGCAGAGCTTGAAATTGTCGTTTATGGTCCTGGCATTAGTATGCTTAAAATAGACTCACCTGTAGCAAGCCGTATTGATGAGGCGCTGGCATCTGGCGTTAAAGTAGTTGCTTGTGAAAATACCATGAAAGGTCAGAAGCTGACCAAAGATGATATGTTGCCTACAATTGGCTACGTTCCTGCCGGTGTTGTTGAACTGATGAAGAAGCAGCGCGAAGGCTATGCTTACATTCGTCCATAA
- a CDS encoding RNA polymerase sigma factor, translating into MKILSLFSRSKAFNNQLEASRTRLYRVAYAWSHDPMLADDIVQETLAKALKNAGKLRDMAQLNAWLFSIMTNCWRDHFRQLRETDNIEDIEDFQCSHETTPEHISSQTQTVTRVRAAVEKLPLGQRQVLTLVDLEEFSYVEVAAILDIPIGTVMSRLCRARKSLKAHLQELAPLQPEQANKIRRIK; encoded by the coding sequence ATGAAAATTCTTTCTCTCTTCAGCCGTTCCAAAGCTTTCAACAATCAATTGGAAGCAAGCCGAACACGACTGTATCGCGTCGCATACGCATGGAGTCACGATCCGATGCTGGCTGATGACATCGTACAGGAAACATTAGCCAAGGCACTCAAAAATGCCGGAAAATTACGCGACATGGCGCAATTAAATGCCTGGCTTTTCAGCATTATGACGAATTGCTGGCGTGATCATTTCCGCCAGTTGAGGGAAACTGACAATATTGAAGATATTGAAGACTTTCAATGCAGCCATGAAACCACCCCCGAGCATATAAGCAGCCAGACGCAAACTGTGACACGCGTGCGTGCTGCCGTCGAAAAACTCCCGCTGGGGCAGCGTCAAGTATTAACGCTGGTGGATTTAGAAGAGTTTTCCTATGTAGAAGTAGCTGCCATTCTGGACATACCCATTGGTACCGTCATGAGCCGCCTATGCAGGGCGCGTAAATCCCTGAAAGCGCACTTGCAAGAGCTTGCTCCGCTTCAACCTGAGCAAGCCAACAAAATCCGGAGAATTAAATGA
- the rpoD gene encoding RNA polymerase sigma factor RpoD, with protein MATEKTQSSALAQAANSQNDKSEVKPTDAEERRMRLKNLIVLGKERSYLTYAEINDHLPDDMLDAEQIEGIISMINDMGISVYDEAPDAEALLMSDAAPSVTDEDVVEEAEAALSTVDSDFGRTTDPVRMYMREMGSVELLTREGEIEIAKRIEDGLKHMIQAISACPTTILEILSLVQQVERDEMRIDELVDGLMTHSGEDEIIVGVAETSVEETDEEENEDDDGDEEEEGAAAAAANLAQLKVDAMERFNVISTAFAGLIKVLPKKGPHSKEYLAFQEQISNELLGIRFSAKQVEKLCDSLRSLVENVRTREREIMEMCVNKAGMPRKHFIKVFPGNEENLDWLPNEAKAKKPYAEALLRYEPAIVEQQQKLVELREHVGIPIKDLKEINRQMSTGEAKARRAKREMIEANLRLVISIAKKYTNRGLQFLDLIQEGNIGLMKAVDKFEYRRGYKFSTYATWWIRQAITRSIADQARTIRIPVHMIETINKMNRISRQILQETGLEPDPAELAEKMEMPEEKIRKILKISKEPISMETPIGDDEDSHLGDFIEDSATLAPIEAAVYASLQDATKDVLDSLTPREAKVLRMRFGIEMNTDHTLEEVGKQFDVTRERIRQIEAKALRKLRHPSRSERLKSFLDTET; from the coding sequence ATGGCGACGGAAAAAACACAGTCGAGTGCGCTTGCGCAAGCGGCCAACTCACAAAATGATAAATCAGAAGTTAAGCCTACGGATGCCGAAGAACGGCGCATGCGCTTAAAAAACCTGATTGTGCTGGGTAAGGAACGTAGTTATCTGACCTACGCCGAAATCAATGATCATCTGCCTGACGATATGCTCGATGCTGAGCAAATTGAAGGGATCATCAGCATGATCAATGATATGGGTATTTCAGTCTACGATGAAGCCCCGGATGCAGAAGCATTGTTGATGTCGGACGCGGCACCTTCGGTAACAGATGAAGATGTTGTGGAAGAAGCCGAAGCAGCCCTTAGTACTGTAGATTCGGATTTCGGTCGTACGACAGACCCTGTACGTATGTATATGCGTGAAATGGGCTCGGTTGAGTTGTTGACCCGCGAAGGCGAAATCGAAATTGCCAAACGTATTGAAGATGGCCTGAAGCACATGATTCAGGCTATTTCAGCGTGTCCGACGACTATTCTTGAAATTTTAAGCCTGGTGCAGCAAGTTGAGCGCGATGAAATGCGCATTGATGAGCTGGTTGATGGTTTGATGACCCATAGTGGTGAAGATGAAATAATCGTAGGCGTCGCTGAGACGTCTGTTGAAGAAACCGACGAAGAAGAAAACGAAGACGATGATGGTGATGAGGAAGAAGAAGGCGCCGCTGCAGCAGCAGCCAATCTTGCTCAGCTGAAAGTAGACGCGATGGAGCGTTTTAACGTGATCAGCACAGCATTTGCCGGTTTGATTAAAGTGCTGCCTAAGAAAGGCCCGCATAGTAAAGAATACCTCGCGTTTCAGGAGCAGATTTCAAATGAATTGCTGGGGATACGTTTTTCAGCAAAACAAGTTGAAAAATTATGCGACAGCCTTCGTTCATTGGTCGAAAATGTCCGTACGCGTGAACGCGAAATTATGGAAATGTGCGTAAATAAGGCAGGCATGCCGCGCAAACATTTCATCAAAGTATTTCCGGGTAACGAAGAAAATCTTGACTGGCTGCCGAATGAAGCCAAGGCCAAGAAACCTTATGCTGAAGCATTGCTGCGCTACGAGCCAGCGATTGTTGAACAACAGCAAAAGCTGGTTGAGCTGCGCGAGCATGTCGGGATCCCGATCAAGGACCTGAAAGAAATCAATCGTCAGATGTCTACCGGCGAAGCAAAAGCACGACGCGCAAAACGCGAGATGATTGAAGCTAACTTGCGTCTGGTGATATCGATTGCCAAAAAATATACCAATCGTGGCTTGCAGTTCCTGGATTTGATTCAGGAAGGTAATATTGGTCTGATGAAAGCGGTAGATAAATTTGAATACCGTCGGGGCTACAAATTTTCTACCTATGCAACATGGTGGATTCGTCAGGCTATTACCCGCTCTATTGCAGATCAGGCAAGAACCATCCGGATTCCGGTGCACATGATCGAAACCATCAACAAGATGAATCGCATCTCACGCCAGATCTTGCAGGAAACAGGATTAGAGCCTGATCCAGCCGAACTGGCAGAAAAAATGGAAATGCCTGAGGAAAAAATTCGTAAAATCCTCAAGATTTCCAAAGAACCAATTTCGATGGAAACACCGATTGGTGACGATGAAGACTCTCATCTGGGAGACTTTATCGAAGACTCAGCTACCTTGGCTCCGATTGAAGCGGCTGTATATGCCAGCCTTCAGGATGCAACCAAGGATGTGCTGGATTCACTGACGCCGCGTGAAGCAAAAGTATTGCGTATGCGTTTTGGTATCGAGATGAACACGGATCACACGCTGGAAGAAGTAGGCAAGCAGTTTGATGTCACCCGCGAGCGTATTCGTCAAATCGAAGCTAAGGCATTGCGTAAGTTACGTCACCCTTCTCGTTCAGAAAGGCTGAAAAGCTTTCTTGACACGGAAACGTAA
- the dnaG gene encoding DNA primase: MIPQSFIQDLLNRVDIVDVVESYIPLKKAGANFAACCPFHGEKTPSFTVSPSKQFYHCFGCGAHGTAISFVMEYAGLGFIEAVKELAGNVGMPVPDEKDDNFSKKVQPETEDLFEIMRQATQYYRSQLKQSETAIDYLKKRGLSGEIAARFGIGYAPGGWQNLTSVFQDYNAKPLVQCGLVIESEEGKRYDRFRDRIMFPIQNQRGMVIGFGGRVLGQGEPKYLNSPETPLFEKGLELYGLPQARKAIRDAGRVLVVEGYMDVVALAQHGVEYAVATLGTATTPMHVQKLLRQSDSVMFCFDGDDAGRRAAWRALENSLGLIVDGKDLSFLFLQQGEDPDSYIRQAGKDGFEKLLQQEALPLSAFLLRELVAKVDMQTQEGRAKLLELARPLQGQIRAPVFGLMLRKRLAELAGISQAELEEVFQVKSDSKTSAPQQQSASMGSNAHRRASVAQPQKLRRKAPSLPRRMLQMLLFQPQLAVEVQGKLPVSDQGEMAALVMLLEILQSSPHVNSTAAVMEQFRSGTYASLLGEIAGEVLDQGSFDVDELKAEFSDGMTQLRTMERNKRLDVLRVKASSQGLSSEEKREFQELAQRLTL; this comes from the coding sequence ATGATTCCGCAATCTTTCATTCAGGATTTGTTGAATCGCGTTGATATTGTCGACGTGGTAGAAAGTTATATCCCGCTCAAGAAAGCGGGAGCGAACTTCGCTGCCTGCTGTCCATTTCATGGAGAAAAAACCCCTTCTTTTACCGTCAGCCCCAGTAAGCAGTTTTATCATTGCTTTGGCTGTGGTGCCCACGGAACGGCCATTAGTTTCGTAATGGAATACGCCGGGTTGGGATTTATTGAGGCGGTTAAGGAGCTGGCTGGCAATGTGGGTATGCCGGTCCCGGATGAAAAGGATGACAATTTCAGTAAGAAGGTTCAGCCTGAAACTGAAGATTTGTTCGAGATCATGCGGCAGGCGACGCAATATTATCGCAGTCAACTCAAACAGTCTGAAACAGCCATCGATTACCTGAAAAAGCGGGGGTTGTCTGGTGAGATTGCTGCAAGGTTTGGCATTGGGTATGCGCCAGGTGGCTGGCAAAATCTTACCTCGGTATTTCAGGATTACAACGCAAAGCCATTGGTGCAGTGTGGGCTGGTTATAGAGTCAGAAGAAGGGAAGCGTTACGACCGATTTCGTGATCGCATCATGTTTCCGATTCAGAATCAGCGTGGCATGGTCATCGGTTTTGGTGGTCGCGTGCTAGGCCAGGGTGAGCCGAAATATCTTAATTCGCCTGAAACACCTTTGTTTGAGAAAGGGCTGGAACTATATGGACTTCCTCAGGCGCGCAAGGCAATCCGTGATGCAGGTCGGGTGCTGGTTGTCGAGGGTTATATGGATGTGGTGGCATTGGCGCAGCATGGTGTGGAGTATGCCGTAGCAACGCTTGGTACCGCGACTACGCCGATGCACGTTCAAAAGCTCCTGCGACAAAGTGATAGCGTCATGTTTTGTTTCGATGGGGATGATGCAGGTCGTCGTGCAGCCTGGCGTGCGCTGGAAAATAGCCTGGGATTGATAGTGGATGGTAAAGATCTCAGTTTTTTATTTTTACAGCAGGGTGAAGATCCTGACAGTTACATCAGGCAGGCAGGTAAAGATGGTTTTGAGAAACTCTTGCAACAGGAAGCCTTGCCGCTCTCTGCTTTTTTATTGCGCGAACTGGTTGCAAAAGTGGATATGCAAACCCAGGAAGGGCGAGCGAAGCTATTGGAGCTGGCGCGACCATTACAAGGGCAAATCAGAGCGCCTGTTTTTGGGCTGATGTTACGCAAACGCCTTGCTGAGCTTGCGGGGATTTCTCAGGCAGAGCTGGAAGAAGTGTTTCAGGTTAAATCAGATTCGAAAACGTCAGCACCACAGCAGCAAAGCGCCTCGATGGGTAGTAATGCGCACCGACGCGCTTCAGTTGCACAGCCACAAAAACTTCGCAGAAAAGCGCCTTCATTGCCCAGGCGCATGTTGCAGATGTTGTTGTTTCAGCCGCAACTTGCCGTAGAGGTCCAGGGTAAATTGCCAGTAAGCGATCAAGGTGAGATGGCCGCGCTCGTCATGCTGCTTGAAATTTTGCAGAGCAGCCCTCATGTTAATTCTACGGCCGCTGTGATGGAGCAATTTCGTAGCGGCACTTATGCGTCATTGCTGGGGGAAATTGCGGGAGAAGTGCTGGATCAGGGGAGTTTTGACGTGGATGAGCTCAAGGCGGAATTCAGTGATGGTATGACCCAGTTGCGGACAATGGAACGTAATAAGAGATTAGATGTCCTACGGGTGAAAGCAAGTTCACAAGGATTGAGTTCAGAAGAAAAACGGGAGTTTCAGGAGTTAGCTCAGCGGCTGACTTTGTAG
- a CDS encoding GatB/YqeY domain-containing protein — translation MSLKQQITEDMKTAMRAKDVSRLSAIRMLLAAIKQREVDERIELDDEQILTVIEKMLKQRRDSLSQYEAANRQDLADVEKLEITVLQTYLPQPLTDAEVAALLDQAVEASGAAGMKDMGKVMAILKPQITGRADAAKVSALVKAKLS, via the coding sequence ATGAGCTTAAAACAACAGATTACCGAAGATATGAAAACTGCGATGCGAGCCAAAGATGTTTCCCGTCTTTCGGCTATTCGTATGCTGTTGGCTGCAATCAAGCAACGTGAAGTCGATGAACGGATAGAACTGGATGATGAGCAGATTTTGACCGTAATAGAAAAAATGCTGAAGCAGCGCCGAGATTCCCTTTCTCAATATGAGGCGGCAAACCGACAGGATTTAGCTGATGTTGAAAAGCTGGAAATTACTGTACTTCAAACCTATTTGCCTCAGCCGTTAACCGATGCTGAAGTGGCAGCTTTACTGGATCAGGCCGTTGAAGCAAGTGGTGCTGCAGGCATGAAAGACATGGGTAAGGTCATGGCAATTTTGAAGCCGCAAATTACCGGGCGGGCAGATGCGGCAAAAGTATCTGCACTCGTAAAGGCAAAATTAAGTTGA
- a CDS encoding sensor domain-containing diguanylate cyclase produces MSKNFSFGLRGKLVVIVVTGIVIGFTIIGVFRLNQAKQKIILEMNRSGNERVTLIAEAFSNLIIGYDYSNMESLSERIAKQDDVLQIDVRNKAGKIMVSRISDDYTPSSSKDLLFKSVIQFGGEPAGSVELKISLKRLETTIHETYTNIILEQVFFAIFLSILIFVVTSRVIVKPIGHFRDLMNTILNNPSESSHQKLVIKNKDEIGDLALIFNSMNNQVHEYQQRLKDKYNLADSALVATNEQLKIRTADLEKALRLVEQLAITDSLTNLPNRRHFDDYLATTFSRAVRFKEPLCMILLDIDHFKQINDTHGHAAGDYVLKELGKLFKSRIRETDVCARLGGDEFAILLYRAKIDDAMNWSQLLLRIIREHAFTEAGITLTVTLSIGIAQITADNHSIEALYNATDNALYEAKRRGRNQAVIYPFE; encoded by the coding sequence ATGAGTAAAAATTTCAGTTTCGGTCTCCGGGGAAAACTGGTGGTCATTGTGGTGACCGGCATTGTCATCGGCTTCACCATCATTGGTGTTTTCAGACTGAATCAGGCCAAACAGAAAATCATCCTGGAAATGAATCGTTCTGGGAATGAACGCGTGACACTCATTGCGGAAGCCTTCTCTAATCTGATCATTGGTTATGATTACAGCAATATGGAGTCGCTTTCAGAACGTATTGCCAAACAAGATGACGTTCTGCAGATTGACGTTCGCAACAAGGCTGGAAAAATCATGGTCAGCCGCATAAGCGATGACTATACGCCATCGAGTTCAAAAGATTTACTTTTTAAATCGGTAATTCAGTTTGGGGGCGAACCGGCAGGAAGCGTAGAACTTAAAATTTCCCTTAAGCGCCTTGAGACCACCATCCACGAAACTTACACCAACATCATTCTGGAACAGGTTTTTTTCGCCATTTTCCTCAGCATTCTCATCTTTGTTGTCACTTCCCGAGTTATCGTCAAACCCATTGGCCATTTTCGGGATCTGATGAATACCATTCTAAACAACCCCAGTGAATCCTCGCATCAAAAACTGGTGATCAAAAATAAAGATGAAATTGGTGATTTAGCGCTCATTTTTAACAGTATGAATAACCAGGTTCATGAATATCAACAACGCCTGAAAGATAAATACAATCTGGCAGACTCTGCATTGGTAGCGACCAATGAGCAACTCAAAATCCGTACAGCCGATCTGGAAAAAGCATTAAGGCTGGTAGAGCAACTGGCCATTACGGACAGTCTGACAAACTTGCCAAACCGACGGCACTTTGATGATTACCTTGCCACCACTTTCTCCCGTGCCGTTCGCTTTAAAGAGCCGCTCTGCATGATTCTGCTTGATATTGATCACTTTAAGCAAATTAATGACACACACGGCCATGCCGCAGGAGATTATGTATTGAAAGAGCTTGGCAAGCTATTTAAATCCAGAATACGGGAAACAGATGTGTGCGCCCGCTTGGGTGGCGATGAGTTTGCAATACTGCTTTACCGTGCAAAAATTGATGATGCAATGAACTGGTCGCAGCTTCTCTTGCGCATCATCCGCGAGCATGCTTTCACAGAAGCTGGAATTACACTCACCGTCACACTCAGTATTGGCATTGCACAGATAACTGCCGATAACCATAGCATTGAGGCACTTTATAATGCTACGGACAATGCGCTTTATGAAGCAAAAAGACGGGGACGAAATCAGGCAGTCATTTATCCTTTCGAGTAG
- a CDS encoding PhnD/SsuA/transferrin family substrate-binding protein, translating into MQKYDWLRFIVSFFACFSITSITIPAHAAENAPPELYLGSVAMDVPAEMVRRMTPLAKYLSMQTGYNILFRASPNLASAVEDIGMGHTQMAYLTPVAYIEAHDKYGAVPLVSPLTRGKSTFNLVIAVRKNSPIKSMSDLRGKKFAFGDKNALLQPAVVVRTGIKLEDFASYDYLKHYDNIAKAVLNGDFDAGILKDTVAEKFEPLGLRIIHISPPLASYLFAVSNKISPDAITKIKSAMLALNTDTPDNKAVLRALDQGYDGFTLVEDQDYNVIRKLIAPFKDKK; encoded by the coding sequence ATGCAAAAATACGATTGGTTGCGCTTTATTGTCAGTTTTTTCGCCTGCTTCTCTATAACCAGCATAACCATCCCGGCGCATGCCGCCGAAAACGCACCGCCCGAGTTATATCTGGGCTCGGTTGCCATGGATGTCCCCGCTGAAATGGTCAGACGCATGACCCCTTTAGCAAAATACCTCAGCATGCAAACCGGCTACAATATTTTATTTCGCGCATCCCCAAACCTCGCCTCAGCAGTTGAAGATATTGGCATGGGTCACACCCAGATGGCCTACCTCACACCAGTCGCTTATATCGAGGCACATGACAAATACGGTGCAGTGCCGCTTGTTAGTCCCCTTACCCGGGGCAAATCCACATTCAATCTGGTCATTGCAGTCCGGAAAAACAGCCCAATTAAATCCATGAGCGATTTGCGAGGGAAAAAATTTGCATTCGGCGACAAAAATGCTTTACTTCAACCAGCGGTCGTCGTGAGAACCGGAATAAAATTAGAAGACTTTGCTTCGTATGATTATCTGAAGCATTACGATAACATTGCCAAAGCCGTGTTAAATGGCGATTTTGATGCGGGCATTCTAAAAGACACAGTCGCTGAAAAATTTGAACCACTGGGTTTGCGCATCATTCATATTTCGCCACCTCTTGCTTCCTACCTTTTTGCAGTCAGCAACAAGATTTCACCTGATGCCATAACCAAAATCAAAAGCGCAATGCTTGCATTGAATACCGACACGCCTGACAACAAGGCAGTACTCCGCGCGCTTGACCAAGGGTATGACGGATTCACATTGGTGGAAGATCAGGACTACAACGTGATTAGAAAATTAATTGCACCATTTAAAGACAAAAAATAG
- the rpsU gene encoding 30S ribosomal protein S21 produces MSHVRVKENEPFEVAMRRFKRSVEKTGLLTELRAREFYEKPTAERKRKLAAAVKRHYKRIRSQMLPTKLY; encoded by the coding sequence ATGTCACATGTACGAGTTAAAGAAAACGAACCATTTGAAGTGGCGATGAGGCGTTTCAAGCGTTCTGTTGAAAAGACAGGCTTGTTAACCGAATTACGCGCTCGTGAGTTTTACGAAAAACCAACAGCTGAGCGCAAGCGCAAGCTAGCCGCTGCAGTAAAGCGCCATTACAAGCGCATTCGCAGCCAAATGTTGCCAACCAAGCTTTACTAA
- the tsaD gene encoding tRNA (adenosine(37)-N6)-threonylcarbamoyltransferase complex transferase subunit TsaD → MLVLGIESSCDETGIALYDTELGLLSHAIYSQVAMHAEYGGVVPELASRDHIRRVLPLTQQILDESRKTLKDLDAIAYTKGPGLAGALLVGASIGCALAFTLKIPTLGVHHLEGHLLSPLISDTPPVFPFVALLVSGGHTQLMQVSGVGQYELLGETMDDAAGEAFDKTAKLLGLGYPGGPALSEIAHKGQPKRFKLPRPMLHSGDLNFSFSGLKTAVLTLVNKQTLDDQTKADIALAFQEAMVEVLITKSMGAMEKTGLTQLVVAGGVGANSQLREQLTRNTQKKGVTVFYPKLEFCTDNGAMIAYAGAMRLKHSPAGESCFTVKPRWDMEMLTTPESDKV, encoded by the coding sequence ATGCTGGTACTTGGAATAGAATCTTCCTGCGATGAAACCGGTATCGCGCTTTATGATACGGAGCTTGGCTTGTTATCCCATGCAATCTATTCTCAGGTCGCCATGCATGCAGAATACGGTGGCGTGGTTCCCGAACTGGCCTCTCGCGACCATATTCGTCGTGTTTTACCTTTAACTCAGCAAATTCTTGATGAATCAAGAAAAACGCTTAAAGATCTGGACGCTATTGCCTATACTAAAGGGCCGGGGTTGGCTGGTGCCCTTCTGGTTGGCGCGAGCATTGGTTGCGCGCTGGCATTTACATTAAAAATTCCCACCTTGGGCGTACACCACCTGGAGGGCCATCTTCTTTCCCCCTTAATTTCTGACACCCCCCCGGTTTTTCCTTTTGTCGCCCTGCTGGTATCTGGAGGCCACACCCAATTAATGCAGGTTTCTGGCGTTGGGCAATACGAATTGCTGGGTGAAACGATGGATGACGCTGCAGGTGAAGCTTTTGACAAAACAGCAAAGCTACTTGGATTAGGCTATCCCGGTGGCCCTGCACTTTCTGAAATAGCGCATAAAGGCCAGCCAAAGCGCTTTAAACTGCCGCGCCCCATGCTGCACAGCGGCGATCTGAATTTTAGCTTCAGTGGCTTGAAAACTGCCGTATTGACCTTGGTAAATAAACAGACGCTCGATGACCAGACCAAAGCAGATATTGCACTCGCTTTCCAGGAAGCAATGGTGGAGGTATTGATCACCAAATCAATGGGCGCAATGGAAAAAACCGGCCTTACTCAGCTTGTAGTGGCTGGGGGTGTAGGCGCTAACAGCCAATTACGCGAACAACTCACGCGGAATACCCAGAAAAAAGGCGTAACCGTATTTTATCCAAAACTTGAGTTTTGCACCGACAATGGTGCAATGATTGCTTATGCTGGTGCCATGCGGTTAAAGCACTCACCTGCTGGCGAGTCCTGTTTTACAGTAAAACCACGCTGGGACATGGAAATGCTGACCACCCCCGAGAGCGATAAAGTATAA